Proteins found in one Podarcis muralis chromosome 5, rPodMur119.hap1.1, whole genome shotgun sequence genomic segment:
- the CSF1 gene encoding macrophage colony-stimulating factor 1 isoform X2, with product MISHIAAAFLLLVAFAIHGTEQKNRGCSRLIHDVHLNRLLDLVDSQMMKPSCELSFEYVDERELDDPECFLRAAYSPLRNILESIEFKHNTPNSNIMKEVKDWHIEVGDCMEINSSDEEESKHCTRPFSRTARQMLKLVHEYFSKAKEILSKGNFSHDCSRVFEKCSDSKDKHSVKPEARNTQGMAVTYVVVPSVLGILLAVGGLLFYFHKSRMLARRRLQRNERNLERQEGRPLNRREGDLELQIQEEEL from the exons ATGATCTCCCACATTGCAGCGGCCTTTCTCCTCCTTGTGGCCTTCGCTATCCATGGAACAGAGCAGAAGAACAGAGGTTGCAGCCGCTTAATCCATGATGTTCACCTGAATCGGCTGCTGGACCTG GTTGATAGTCAGATGATGAAGCCCTCCTGTGAGCTGTCCTTTGAGTATGTGGATGAGAGAGAGCTG GATGACCCCGAATGCTTTCTCAGAGCAGCATACTCTCCTCTAAGAAACATCCTTGAAAGTATTGAATTCAAGCACAATACTCCAAACTCTAACATAATGAAGGAGGTAAAGGACTGGCACATAGAAGTTGGAGACTGCATGGAAATTAATAGCAGTGATGAAGAAGAGAGCAAG CACTGCACCAGGCCATTCTCCCGgactgcaaggcagatgctgaaGCTGGTGCATGAGTACTTCAGCAAAGCTAAGGAAATCTTGTCCAAAGGAAATTTCAGCCATGATTGCAGCAGAGTCTTTGAGAAATGTTCTGACTCAAAAG ACAAGCACAGCGTGAAGCCAGAAGCCAGAAATACCCAAGGGATGGCTGTGACTTATGTGGTGGTACCCAGTGTCCTGGGAATCCTGTTGGCTGTGGGTGGCCTGCTCTTCTACTTCCATAAATCCAGG ATGCTAGCCAGGAGGCGACTGCAGAGAAATGAGAGAAACCTGGAAAGACAAGAAGGAAG GCCACTGAATAGAAGGGAGGGAGATCTGGAATTGCAGATACAGGAGGAGGAACTATGA
- the CSF1 gene encoding macrophage colony-stimulating factor 1 isoform X1, with translation MISHIAAAFLLLVAFAIHGTEQKNRGCSRLIHDVHLNRLLDLVDSQMMKPSCELSFEYVDERELDDPECFLRAAYSPLRNILESIEFKHNTPNSNIMKEVKDWHIEVGDCMEINSSDEEESKHCTRPFSRTARQMLKLVHEYFSKAKEILSKGNFSHDCSRVFEKCSDSKGVVTDQDCPCPATSPMSGRGSASLLPTFEPSSSIADQLDSKEAAASTLQLFMQPGTMQTQGGSQGSTRPRMPRSTQRGQGAPAPTDFVASTEAVMSSLPEELALAAVSQGLDPLSTNIASFLDSAVTLDSWSPRLKNISPPPSSQQSIEPMGTGSPLPGSGAGSSQTWPPSHSSPFSGSTKPYLRKQWLQSTEMDVSDWAVTDTSSTSGLTLASLASLDSAESAGVPSSGSGATLSPSDPTLFPVSEDPVSAAQQLSRLVVTTNSPSSHRQVPPESYSWGAEGSRGRAPGVLHSTQLRERRAEQEEGPAKGREPEDSMPGPSSDLSFIPPNTDKHSVKPEARNTQGMAVTYVVVPSVLGILLAVGGLLFYFHKSRMLARRRLQRNERNLERQEGRPLNRREGDLELQIQEEEL, from the exons ATGATCTCCCACATTGCAGCGGCCTTTCTCCTCCTTGTGGCCTTCGCTATCCATGGAACAGAGCAGAAGAACAGAGGTTGCAGCCGCTTAATCCATGATGTTCACCTGAATCGGCTGCTGGACCTG GTTGATAGTCAGATGATGAAGCCCTCCTGTGAGCTGTCCTTTGAGTATGTGGATGAGAGAGAGCTG GATGACCCCGAATGCTTTCTCAGAGCAGCATACTCTCCTCTAAGAAACATCCTTGAAAGTATTGAATTCAAGCACAATACTCCAAACTCTAACATAATGAAGGAGGTAAAGGACTGGCACATAGAAGTTGGAGACTGCATGGAAATTAATAGCAGTGATGAAGAAGAGAGCAAG CACTGCACCAGGCCATTCTCCCGgactgcaaggcagatgctgaaGCTGGTGCATGAGTACTTCAGCAAAGCTAAGGAAATCTTGTCCAAAGGAAATTTCAGCCATGATTGCAGCAGAGTCTTTGAGAAATGTTCTGACTCAAAAG GTGTGGTGACTGACCAGGACTGCCCGTGTCCAGCCACAAGCCCCATGAGTGGCAGAGGCTCAGCTTCTCTCCTTCCAACCTTTGAGCCCTCCTCTTCCATTGCAGACCAGCTGGACAGCAAAGAGGCAGCTGCCAGCACTCTCCAGCTCTTTATGCAGCCTGGCACCATGCAGACTCAAGGAGGGTCACAGGGTAGCACCAGGCCCAGGATGCCTAGGAGCACCCAAAGGGGCCAAGGAGCTCCAGCGCCCACGGATTTCGTAGCTAGCACTGAGGCTGTCATGTCCTCACTGCCAGAAGAACTAGCGTTGGCAGCTGTGTCCCAGGGACTTGACCCTCTGTCCACAAACATTGCATCCTTCCTGGACTCAGCCGTAACCCTTGATTCCTGGTCCCCCAGGCTCAAAaacatttctccccctccttctagCCAACAAAGTATTGAACCTATGGGGACAGGGTCTCCTCTCCCTGGTTCTGGGGCTGGCAGCAGCCAGACATGGCCCCCTTCCCATTCTTCCCCTTTCTCTGGCTCAACCAAACCCTACCTCAGAAAGCAGTGGCTTCAATCAACTGAAATGGATGTATCAGATTGGGCTGTGACTGACACAAGCAGCACATCTGGCCTAACTTTGGCGTCTCTTGCCAGTTTGGACTCTGCAGAGAGTGCAGGGGTGCCCTCCAGTGGCAGTGGGGCAACCCTCTCGCCCAGTGACCCCACACTCTTCCCTGTCTCTGAGGATCCTGTCTCTGCTGCACAACAGCTTTCTAGATTGGTGGTGACCACAAACAGTCCATCATCTCACAGGCAGGTACCCCCAGAAAGCTACTCCTGGGGGGCGGAGGGAAGCCGAGGTAGAGCCCCAGGAGTACTGCACAGCACCCAGCTCCGAGAGAGACGAGCGGAACAAGAAGAGGGCCCAGCCAAGGGCAGGGAGCCGGAGGATAGCATGCCAGGTCCCAGCTCTGATCTGAGCTTCATTCCTCCGAACACAGACAAGCACAGCGTGAAGCCAGAAGCCAGAAATACCCAAGGGATGGCTGTGACTTATGTGGTGGTACCCAGTGTCCTGGGAATCCTGTTGGCTGTGGGTGGCCTGCTCTTCTACTTCCATAAATCCAGG ATGCTAGCCAGGAGGCGACTGCAGAGAAATGAGAGAAACCTGGAAAGACAAGAAGGAAG GCCACTGAATAGAAGGGAGGGAGATCTGGAATTGCAGATACAGGAGGAGGAACTATGA